TACCGCCGGTCATTTCGTCGATCGACAGCTTGCCGTCTTTCGCCTTCTGGCCGAATTCGGCGATCTTCTTCTCGATTTCGGCGAGGCTCAGCTGATCCGCATTGCGCAGGATCGGCACCACCAGACCGCGCGGCGAACCGACAGCGATACCGATGTCGAAGTAGCCGTGATAGACGATGTCGTTACCGTCGATCGACGCGTTCACCAGCGGGAACTTCTTCAGCGCGTGAACCGCCGCCTTCACGAAGAACGACATGAAGCCGAGCTTCACGCCATGTTCCTTTTCGAACCGGTCTTTGTACTTGTTGCGCAGGTCCATCACCGGCGCCATGTTCACTTCGTTGAACGTGGTCAGGATGGCGTTGGTTTGCTGCGACTCGAGCAGACGCTCGGCGATACGCGCGCGCAGACGCGACATCGGCACGCGTTGTTCCGGACGATCCTTCAGCCATTGGTCAGCCGAAGCCGGCGCCTTGACGTCCGGCAGCGACGGCTTGGCAGCCTTCGGTGCGGCGGCGGGAGCCGGAGCCGGTGCGGCCTTGGCAGCAGGAGCGCCCGCGGTCAGCACGTCGCCCTTGGTGATGCGGCCGTCGCGGCCCGTGCCGGCGACGTCGCCCGCGCCCAGACCCTTTTCGGCCATCAGCTTGCCGGCAGCCGGCGAAGCGGCGGCGTTCGCCCCCGTTGCGGATGCGGCTTGAGCCGCCGGCGCCGCTGCGGCGGCAGGTGCCGGTGCGGCTTCCGGAGCGGGCTTCACTTCGGCTTCGACAGCAGCGGCGCCTGCCGTGCCTTCGGTGTCGATCTTGGCGATCACCTGATCAGCCGTGACGGTATCGCCGTCGTTCGCGATGACTTGCGCGAGCACGCCGGCCGAGGGTGCCGGCACTTCGAGCACGACCTTGTCGGTCTCGATTTCGATGAGAATTTCGTCTTGAGCAACCGCTTCGCCCGGCTTCTTCTTCCACTGCAGCATCGTGGCTTCCGAGACCGACTCGGAGAGCTGGGGAACCTTGACTTCAACAATAGCCATTTTGTGAATATCCTGAATACGTATCGGGTGACGGCGCGCGATCCATGGATCCGTCGACCGCCTGCGAACCTCGAATGCCGCAACTGATCTGTTCGGATGCGGCACGGGAAAGCGCGTGGCGCTTTCCCGGTTCGGTTTTAGTGTTTATTTGGCGATCGACGCGCTCTTGAGGCGGCCGAAAGCGCCTTCGACCAGCGCCTTCTGCTGCTCGTAGTGCTTCGCGTAGTAGCCGACTGCCGGCGAGGCCGAAGCCGGACGTCCGCTGTATGCCAGCTTCTGACCTTCCTTCATGCCTTCCTTCAGGTGGTGCTCGATGTAGAACCACGGGCCCTGATTCTGCGGCTCGTCCTGCACCCAGACCACTTCGGTCGCGTTGTCGTACTTCTTCATTTCCGCTTCGAACTGCTTATGCGCGAACGGATAGAGCTGTTCGATACGGATGATCGCGACGTCGTTCGACTTCGATTCGCGGCGATGTGCGAGCAGGTCGTAGTACACGCGGCCCGAGCACACGACTACGCGCTTGACCTTCTTCGCGTCGATGGCTTCGTCGATTTCGCCGAGAATCGGCTGGAACGCGCCCTTCGCCAGTTCCGACAGATCCGACACTGCTTCCTTGTGGCGCAGCAGCGACTTCGGCGTGGCGACGATCAGCGGCTTGCGGAACAGACGGATCATCTGACGGCGCAGCAGGTGGAAAATCTGCGCCGGAGTGGTCGGTTGAACGACCTGCATGTTGTGGTCTGCGCACAGTTGCAGGAAACGTTCGATACGCGTGGACGAGTGCTCCGGACCCTGGCCTTCGTAGCCGTGCGGCAGCAGCATCGTCAGACCCGACACGCGGCCCCACTTCACTTCGCCCGACGAGATGAACTGGTCGATCACG
The nucleotide sequence above comes from Paraburkholderia sp. FT54. Encoded proteins:
- the odhB gene encoding 2-oxoglutarate dehydrogenase complex dihydrolipoyllysine-residue succinyltransferase produces the protein MAIVEVKVPQLSESVSEATMLQWKKKPGEAVAQDEILIEIETDKVVLEVPAPSAGVLAQVIANDGDTVTADQVIAKIDTEGTAGAAAVEAEVKPAPEAAPAPAAAAAPAAQAASATGANAAASPAAGKLMAEKGLGAGDVAGTGRDGRITKGDVLTAGAPAAKAAPAPAPAAAPKAAKPSLPDVKAPASADQWLKDRPEQRVPMSRLRARIAERLLESQQTNAILTTFNEVNMAPVMDLRNKYKDRFEKEHGVKLGFMSFFVKAAVHALKKFPLVNASIDGNDIVYHGYFDIGIAVGSPRGLVVPILRNADQLSLAEIEKKIAEFGQKAKDGKLSIDEMTGGTFSISNGGVFGSMLSTPIINPPQSAILGVHATKERAVVENGQIVIRPMNYLALSYDHRIIDGREAVLSLVAMKDALEDPARLLLDL